A section of the Streptococcus oriscaviae genome encodes:
- a CDS encoding proline--tRNA ligase: MKQSKMIIPTLREMPSDASVISHALMVRAGYVRQVSAGIYSYLPLANRVIEKAKHIMREEFDKIGAVEFLAPALLSADLWRESGRYETYGDDLYKLKNREGSDFILGPTHEETVTLLARDAIQSYKQLPLNIYQIQPKYRDEKRPRNGLLRGREFIMKDGYSFHASYDCLDKTYDDYKAAYEAIFTRAGLEFKAIIGDGGAMGGKDSQEFMAITPDRTDLNRWVVLDKSVASFEEIPEDVLEAIKEELLAWAVSGEDTIAYSNESGYAANLEMATSLYKPRNLVVNEEALTKVATPDVKSIDQVAAFLDVPEEQTIKTMLFMADGQPVVALLVGNDQVNDVKLKNHLGADFFDAASPEDAAAVFGAGFGSLGPVGLPEGVKIIADRKVQDVKNAVVGANEDGFHYTGANAGRDFQVTEYVDIREVKEGEQSPDGQGILQFARGIEIGHIFKLGTRYSDSMNATILDENGRAMPMIMGCYGIGVSRLLSAILEQHARLFVNKTPKGEYRYAWGINFPRELAPYDIHLIPVNVKDEAAMILTQNIEDQLLQAGYEVLTDDRNERVGVKFSDSDLIGLPVRVTVGKKAADGVVEVKIKGTGDTVEVHVDQLLETLKILLQA, translated from the coding sequence ATGAAACAATCTAAAATGATTATCCCTACCCTGCGTGAGATGCCATCTGACGCTTCTGTTATTAGCCATGCTCTCATGGTGCGGGCGGGTTATGTCCGTCAGGTTTCGGCAGGGATTTATAGTTATCTGCCTCTGGCTAATCGCGTGATTGAAAAGGCAAAACACATTATGCGGGAGGAGTTTGACAAGATTGGTGCGGTGGAATTTTTGGCGCCAGCCCTCTTGTCGGCAGACCTTTGGAGAGAATCAGGCCGTTATGAAACCTATGGTGATGATCTCTACAAGCTCAAAAACCGTGAAGGGTCAGATTTTATCTTGGGGCCAACCCATGAAGAAACGGTGACCCTCTTGGCGCGTGATGCCATCCAATCCTACAAGCAACTGCCCCTCAATATCTATCAAATTCAGCCTAAGTATCGTGACGAAAAGCGTCCTCGTAATGGGCTCTTGCGCGGTCGTGAGTTTATCATGAAGGACGGTTATAGCTTCCACGCTAGCTACGACTGTTTAGACAAGACCTACGATGATTACAAGGCAGCCTATGAGGCTATTTTCACTCGTGCTGGTTTGGAATTTAAGGCCATCATCGGGGATGGCGGGGCGATGGGCGGTAAGGACAGCCAAGAATTTATGGCGATTACCCCAGACCGTACCGATTTGAACCGCTGGGTAGTTTTAGATAAGTCTGTTGCTTCTTTTGAGGAAATCCCAGAGGATGTTTTGGAGGCTATCAAGGAGGAACTCTTGGCTTGGGCTGTTTCTGGCGAAGACACCATCGCCTATTCCAATGAGTCTGGCTACGCAGCCAACCTTGAGATGGCTACCAGTCTTTACAAGCCCCGCAATTTGGTGGTGAATGAGGAAGCCTTGACTAAGGTAGCGACGCCTGACGTTAAATCAATTGATCAGGTAGCTGCCTTCTTGGATGTTCCAGAAGAACAAACCATCAAAACCATGCTCTTTATGGCGGACGGTCAACCAGTTGTTGCCCTGCTTGTCGGAAACGACCAGGTTAATGATGTGAAATTGAAAAACCATCTGGGGGCAGACTTCTTCGATGCAGCCAGTCCGGAAGATGCTGCTGCGGTCTTTGGTGCTGGTTTTGGCTCGCTTGGCCCAGTTGGTCTGCCAGAGGGTGTCAAAATCATTGCTGACCGCAAGGTTCAAGATGTGAAAAATGCTGTAGTCGGAGCCAACGAGGACGGCTTCCACTATACCGGAGCAAACGCAGGCCGTGATTTCCAGGTGACAGAGTATGTAGACATCCGTGAAGTAAAAGAAGGCGAGCAGTCACCTGATGGACAAGGAATCCTGCAGTTTGCGCGTGGTATCGAAATCGGTCATATCTTCAAACTGGGTACCCGCTATTCAGATAGCATGAATGCGACCATCTTGGATGAGAACGGCCGTGCTATGCCGATGATTATGGGCTGCTATGGTATTGGTGTCAGTCGTCTATTGTCAGCGATTTTAGAACAGCATGCGCGACTCTTTGTTAACAAGACTCCTAAAGGGGAATATCGTTATGCTTGGGGTATCAACTTCCCTAGAGAATTGGCTCCATATGATATTCACTTGATTCCAGTCAATGTCAAGGATGAGGCGGCCATGATTCTGACCCAGAACATCGAAGACCAGCTTCTACAAGCAGGTTACGAGGTCTTGACAGACGACCGCAATGAGCGTGTCGGTGTAAAATTCTCTGATAGTGATCTGATTGGCCTGCCAGTCCGTGTCACCGTTGGGAAGAAGGCAGCTGATGGCGTGGTTGAAGTGAAAATCAAAGGAACAGGCGATACTGTTGAAGTGCATGTAGACCAGTTGCTTGAAACCTTGAAGATTTTGTTACAGGCATAA
- a CDS encoding MFS transporter, with protein MKRILEKMSLLALSTMLVSTFAVSPAIPQMMEHFAKEGIVASQVENLITVTSLAIMVSLLMNGLIIRFLSERLIIILGLLLMAVGGVLPAIFTAFPLIFLARILLGLGIGLINARAINIIGQFFTGKERVQMMGLRGSAEVLGSASLTLLVGWLTQFGWQPAFMVYLFALVILILFLLFVPREEFVAHSERKDEENLPKVKLDKAMWKMGLYLAFLAFFVINVNTFLTIRIPQIVLEKGIGTAQEASLILSLMQVMGILAGTLFSFLVERLKGWLLAVSYVVFGVAVVGIAFASNLWVLGLGGMVSGFFYSIILTIVFSQVTERTPKALLNTVMTIVLMGCNIGGASSALLPTYLEKLNPTATGAFGIYAVGCALISAGLIYQQIRSK; from the coding sequence GTGAAACGAATTTTAGAAAAAATGAGCCTTTTGGCTCTATCCACCATGCTGGTATCAACCTTTGCGGTGTCCCCAGCCATTCCACAGATGATGGAACATTTTGCCAAGGAAGGCATTGTAGCCAGTCAGGTGGAGAATCTGATTACCGTGACTTCCTTGGCCATTATGGTCAGTCTGTTGATGAATGGGCTTATTATTCGTTTTTTATCAGAACGCCTTATCATCATTCTGGGTCTTTTGTTAATGGCGGTGGGTGGAGTCTTGCCTGCGATTTTTACAGCCTTTCCCTTGATTTTTCTGGCAAGGATTTTACTAGGACTGGGAATTGGCCTAATCAATGCGCGTGCAATCAATATCATCGGTCAATTTTTTACTGGAAAAGAGCGCGTGCAGATGATGGGTCTGCGTGGTTCTGCGGAGGTATTGGGAAGCGCTAGTTTGACCCTCTTGGTGGGTTGGTTGACTCAGTTTGGCTGGCAGCCAGCTTTTATGGTCTATCTCTTTGCACTTGTCATTCTAATCCTCTTTCTCCTCTTTGTGCCACGGGAAGAGTTTGTGGCGCATAGTGAAAGGAAGGATGAGGAAAATCTTCCTAAGGTAAAATTGGACAAAGCCATGTGGAAGATGGGGCTGTATCTAGCCTTTCTGGCCTTCTTCGTTATCAATGTCAACACTTTTTTGACCATTCGTATCCCGCAAATTGTCTTGGAAAAGGGGATTGGAACAGCCCAAGAAGCCAGTCTTATCCTCAGCCTTATGCAGGTAATGGGGATTCTGGCTGGGACTCTCTTTAGCTTTTTGGTCGAGCGTCTGAAGGGGTGGCTTCTGGCAGTTTCTTATGTAGTGTTTGGGGTGGCTGTTGTTGGCATTGCCTTTGCCAGCAACCTGTGGGTGCTTGGTTTAGGTGGCATGGTGTCAGGTTTCTTTTACAGCATCATCTTGACCATTGTCTTTAGTCAGGTGACGGAGCGTACGCCCAAGGCCTTGCTCAATACGGTCATGACCATTGTCCTTATGGGCTGCAATATCGGCGGAGCAAGCTCAGCCCTTCTCCCCACCTATCTGGAGAAGCTCAATCCAACTGCCACAGGAGCCTTCGGCATTTACGCTGTCGGTTGCGCCCTGATTAGTGCAGGCTTGATTTACCAGCAGATTCGCTCCAAGTAG
- a CDS encoding PolC-type DNA polymerase III: MTDTFQLLLQQIGMPLDPEGTSVFSSGQIEEVIVHRRSKVWEFTFRFARPLPLVDYQHFKARLANEFQKTGNQARFRLVTDATDLDKELVEAYYPEAFTEELCQSVGFKALFQGLEVSYRDGILWIKGPETIDTVHFRKNHLPNLVEQYGRFGFANLKVDIEVCQDMTASQEEAFHAQNEEIYQKANEENLAALEQLSQMAPPPEAAQPSFQDFKKTRQPKVSLDKSEVTQMIDVTTEENRIVFEGLVFDVEQKTTKTGRIIINFKMTDYSSSFTLQKWAKNEEEAQKFDMVKKGNWLRVRGNVETNHFTKDLTMNVQEVQEVKKDIRKDLMPEGEKRVEFHAHTNMSTMDALPPVEDLIARAAKWGHKAIAITDHGNVQSFPHGYHAAKKAGIKAIFGLEANIVEDSVPIVYNEKDTDLSDATYVVFDVETTGLSAVYNDLIQIAASKMHKGNIIAEFDEFIDPGHPLSQFTTDLTGITDEHVRGSKPLEQVLKEFQEFCQDAILVAHNASFDVGFMNVNYERAGLPTISQPVIDTLEFARNLYPEYKRHGLGPLTKRFGVALEHHHMANYDAEATGRLLFIFLKDALEKHNLTNLTQLNTDLIAEDSYKKARVKHATLYVTNQVGLKNIFKLVSLSNTKYFEGVPRIPRTVLNEHREGLILGTACQEGEVFDELLSKGIEDAVKVASYYDFIEVMPPALYAPMIAKEQFQNMAEIEELIKKLIEVGRRANLPVLATGNVHYIDPEEEIYREIIVRALGQGAMINRPIGQGENAQPAPLPKAHFRTTNEMLDEFAFLGDDLAREIVISNPNAMLDRFEDVEVVKKDLYTPYIEKAEETVAELTYQKAFEIYGNPLPDIIDLRIEKELSSILGNGFAVIYLASQMLVTRSNERGYLVGSRGSVGSSFVATMIGITEVNPMPPHYVCPNCQHSEFITDGTYGSGFDMPDKACPQCGTTYNKDGQDIPFETFLGFDGDKVPDIDLNFSGDDQPAAHLDVRKIFGEEYAFRAGTVGTVAAKTAYGFVRGYERDYGKFYRDVEVERLAAGAAGVKRTTGQHPGGIVVIPNYMDVYDFTPVQYPADDVTASWQTTHFNFHDIDENVLKLDVLGHDDPTMIRKLQDLSGIDPQTIPADDKGVMALFSGTEILGVTPEQIGTPTGMLGIPEFGTNFVRGMVEETHPTTFSELLQLSGLSHGTDVWLGNAQDLIRQGIADLSTVIGCRDDIMVYLMHAGLPPKMAFNIMERVRKGAWLKISEEERNGYIQAMKDNNVPDWYIESCGKIKYMFPKAHAAAYVMMALRVAYFKVHHPIYYYCAYFSIRAKAFDLATMSGGLDKVKAKMEEISLKRKNNEASNVEVDLFTTLELVNEMLERGFKFGKLDLYKSHATEFLIEENDTLIPPFVAMDGLGENVAKQLVAARAEGEFLSKTELRKRGGLSSTLVEKMDEMGILGKMPEDNQLSLFDDLF; the protein is encoded by the coding sequence ATGACAGATACCTTTCAACTCTTACTTCAGCAGATTGGAATGCCGCTTGATCCAGAAGGAACAAGTGTTTTTTCCAGTGGTCAGATTGAAGAAGTGATCGTGCATCGTCGCAGCAAGGTCTGGGAATTTACCTTCCGCTTTGCTCGGCCTCTGCCTCTAGTAGATTACCAACACTTTAAGGCTCGTCTGGCCAATGAATTTCAAAAGACTGGCAATCAGGCTCGTTTTCGTTTGGTGACAGATGCAACTGACCTTGATAAGGAATTGGTTGAGGCCTACTATCCTGAAGCTTTTACAGAGGAACTTTGCCAAAGCGTGGGCTTTAAAGCTCTTTTTCAAGGTTTGGAGGTTAGCTACCGAGATGGAATCTTATGGATTAAAGGGCCTGAAACCATAGACACCGTTCATTTTCGCAAGAATCATCTGCCAAATCTGGTGGAACAGTACGGTCGCTTTGGTTTTGCCAATCTTAAGGTGGACATTGAGGTCTGTCAGGACATGACAGCCAGTCAGGAAGAAGCCTTTCATGCCCAGAACGAGGAAATTTACCAGAAGGCCAATGAGGAAAATCTAGCAGCCTTGGAACAATTGTCTCAGATGGCTCCTCCACCAGAAGCAGCTCAGCCTTCCTTCCAAGACTTTAAAAAGACACGCCAGCCCAAGGTCAGTCTTGATAAATCTGAAGTGACTCAGATGATTGATGTGACGACAGAAGAAAACCGCATTGTCTTTGAGGGGCTGGTCTTTGACGTTGAGCAAAAAACGACCAAGACTGGACGGATTATCATCAACTTTAAGATGACGGACTATTCATCCTCCTTTACCCTTCAAAAGTGGGCCAAAAACGAAGAAGAAGCTCAGAAGTTTGATATGGTCAAAAAAGGCAACTGGCTTCGTGTGCGTGGTAATGTGGAAACCAATCATTTTACCAAAGATTTGACGATGAATGTTCAGGAAGTCCAAGAGGTCAAAAAGGATATTCGTAAGGACCTGATGCCAGAAGGTGAGAAGCGGGTTGAATTTCACGCTCATACCAATATGTCCACCATGGACGCCCTTCCTCCGGTTGAGGATCTGATTGCCCGGGCAGCCAAGTGGGGGCATAAGGCTATCGCCATCACCGACCACGGCAATGTCCAATCCTTCCCTCATGGTTACCATGCGGCGAAAAAGGCTGGCATCAAGGCCATCTTTGGGCTGGAAGCCAATATCGTGGAAGACAGTGTGCCTATTGTATACAACGAAAAAGATACAGACTTATCAGATGCGACCTATGTGGTTTTCGACGTGGAAACAACAGGTTTGTCTGCAGTCTACAATGATTTGATTCAGATTGCGGCCTCCAAAATGCACAAGGGCAATATCATTGCTGAATTTGATGAGTTTATTGATCCGGGCCATCCCTTGAGCCAGTTTACCACAGACCTGACAGGGATTACAGATGAGCATGTCAGAGGTTCCAAACCACTGGAGCAGGTTCTAAAAGAGTTTCAGGAGTTTTGTCAGGATGCGATTCTGGTGGCCCATAACGCTAGCTTCGACGTGGGATTTATGAACGTCAACTACGAGCGTGCGGGGTTGCCGACCATTAGTCAGCCGGTTATTGACACCCTAGAATTTGCCCGTAATCTCTACCCAGAGTACAAGCGTCACGGTTTGGGGCCATTGACCAAGCGCTTTGGTGTTGCTCTTGAGCACCACCACATGGCCAACTACGATGCTGAAGCAACCGGCCGCCTGCTCTTCATCTTCCTGAAAGATGCACTGGAAAAACACAACCTCACCAACCTCACCCAGCTCAATACAGACTTGATAGCGGAAGATTCGTATAAAAAGGCTCGTGTCAAACACGCCACCCTCTACGTGACCAACCAAGTGGGGTTGAAAAATATCTTTAAATTGGTTTCGCTCTCCAATACCAAGTACTTTGAGGGAGTTCCTCGCATTCCTAGAACCGTCCTCAACGAACACCGTGAAGGCTTAATTTTGGGAACAGCCTGTCAGGAGGGGGAGGTATTTGACGAGCTCTTGTCCAAGGGGATTGAAGATGCGGTCAAGGTAGCCAGCTACTATGACTTTATCGAGGTTATGCCACCAGCTCTCTATGCGCCAATGATCGCCAAGGAGCAATTCCAGAATATGGCTGAAATTGAAGAGCTAATCAAGAAGTTGATTGAAGTCGGCCGCAGGGCCAATTTGCCAGTACTTGCGACGGGAAATGTCCACTACATTGACCCTGAAGAAGAGATTTATCGCGAGATTATTGTCCGTGCTTTGGGTCAAGGTGCCATGATTAACCGGCCAATCGGTCAGGGAGAAAATGCCCAGCCGGCTCCGCTGCCCAAGGCCCACTTTAGAACCACCAATGAAATGCTAGACGAATTTGCCTTTTTAGGTGATGATCTGGCGCGTGAGATTGTCATTAGCAATCCAAATGCTATGCTGGATCGCTTTGAAGATGTCGAGGTTGTCAAAAAGGATCTCTATACTCCTTATATCGAAAAGGCTGAGGAAACCGTTGCGGAGTTGACCTATCAAAAAGCCTTTGAGATTTATGGGAATCCCTTGCCTGACATTATTGATTTGCGGATTGAAAAAGAATTGTCCTCTATTCTGGGAAATGGTTTTGCCGTGATTTACCTCGCTTCGCAGATGCTCGTAACTCGCTCTAACGAAAGGGGCTATCTGGTGGGATCGCGGGGGTCTGTCGGCTCCAGCTTCGTTGCGACCATGATTGGGATTACTGAGGTCAATCCTATGCCACCGCACTATGTCTGTCCAAATTGTCAGCACAGTGAGTTTATCACAGATGGAACGTACGGATCAGGATTTGATATGCCGGATAAGGCCTGTCCGCAATGTGGAACAACCTACAACAAGGATGGTCAAGATATTCCCTTTGAAACCTTCCTGGGATTTGATGGGGATAAGGTTCCCGATATTGATTTGAACTTCTCTGGAGATGACCAGCCGGCGGCCCACTTGGACGTCCGCAAGATTTTCGGAGAAGAGTATGCCTTTCGGGCAGGTACAGTAGGTACGGTAGCCGCCAAGACAGCCTATGGTTTTGTTCGTGGTTATGAGCGAGATTATGGGAAGTTTTACCGAGATGTAGAGGTGGAGCGCTTGGCAGCGGGGGCGGCAGGTGTGAAACGGACGACTGGTCAACACCCAGGCGGTATTGTTGTTATCCCAAATTACATGGATGTTTATGACTTCACCCCTGTTCAGTATCCGGCAGATGATGTAACAGCCAGCTGGCAGACAACTCACTTTAACTTCCATGATATTGACGAAAACGTCCTTAAACTTGATGTTTTGGGACACGATGATCCGACCATGATTCGGAAACTTCAAGATTTGTCAGGGATTGATCCGCAGACCATTCCTGCCGATGACAAGGGGGTTATGGCGCTCTTTTCTGGCACGGAAATCTTGGGAGTAACCCCAGAGCAGATTGGCACGCCGACTGGTATGCTGGGAATCCCAGAATTTGGAACCAACTTCGTTCGGGGCATGGTGGAAGAAACACATCCGACCACCTTTTCGGAGTTGTTGCAGCTTTCAGGACTTTCACATGGTACGGATGTATGGCTGGGAAATGCTCAGGATTTGATTCGTCAAGGAATTGCGGACCTCTCGACCGTTATCGGTTGTCGGGATGACATCATGGTTTACCTCATGCACGCAGGTCTTCCGCCTAAGATGGCCTTTAACATCATGGAGCGGGTGCGTAAAGGTGCATGGCTCAAGATTTCAGAAGAAGAGCGTAACGGCTATATTCAGGCCATGAAGGATAACAATGTTCCAGACTGGTATATTGAATCCTGTGGGAAAATCAAGTACATGTTCCCTAAAGCCCATGCAGCTGCCTACGTTATGATGGCCCTGCGGGTGGCCTACTTCAAGGTTCATCATCCGATTTACTACTATTGTGCCTACTTCTCCATCCGCGCCAAGGCCTTTGACTTGGCAACCATGAGTGGTGGCTTGGATAAGGTCAAGGCCAAGATGGAAGAAATTTCCCTCAAGCGCAAAAACAATGAGGCTTCCAATGTGGAAGTCGACCTGTTCACAACACTTGAATTGGTCAATGAAATGCTGGAGCGTGGCTTCAAGTTCGGCAAACTCGATCTCTATAAGAGCCATGCGACGGAGTTCTTGATTGAGGAGAACGATACCCTGATTCCTCCATTTGTTGCCATGGATGGTCTGGGCGAGAACGTTGCCAAACAGCTGGTCGCAGCTCGAGCAGAAGGGGAATTCCTTTCTAAGACAGAACTGCGCAAACGTGGCGGGCTCTCCAGCACCCTGGTTGAAAAGATGGACGAGATGGGGATTCTTGGAAAAATGCCAGAGGACAACCAACTCAGCCTCTTTGATGATTTGTTTTAA
- the def gene encoding peptide deformylase — MSVIERLTKPAHLIDMDDIIREGHPTLRQIAEEVQFPLSDQEIILGEKMLQFLKHSQDPVMAEKMGLRGGVGLAAPQIDVSKRIIAVLVPNPEDAEGNPPKEAYALEEVMYNPKIVSHSIQEAAVEGGEGCLSVDREVPGYVIRHARITVDYVDKHGESHRIKLKGFNAIVVQHEIDHINGIMFYDRIDPEHPLAVKDGVLIID; from the coding sequence ATGTCTGTAATTGAACGACTAACCAAGCCTGCCCACTTGATTGACATGGACGACATCATCCGAGAAGGGCATCCTACCTTAAGACAAATCGCCGAGGAAGTCCAATTTCCCCTGTCTGATCAGGAAATCATTCTGGGAGAAAAAATGCTGCAATTCCTCAAACATTCCCAGGATCCCGTTATGGCTGAGAAAATGGGTTTGCGAGGAGGAGTCGGCCTGGCTGCACCTCAGATTGATGTATCCAAGCGCATCATCGCCGTCTTAGTTCCCAATCCGGAAGATGCTGAGGGCAACCCACCCAAGGAAGCCTACGCCCTAGAAGAAGTCATGTATAACCCTAAAATCGTTTCCCACTCCATCCAAGAAGCAGCTGTTGAAGGGGGAGAGGGATGCTTATCTGTGGATCGCGAAGTCCCTGGTTACGTCATCCGCCACGCCCGTATTACCGTGGACTACGTTGACAAACATGGGGAAAGCCACCGCATTAAACTCAAGGGCTTTAATGCTATCGTTGTCCAACACGAAATTGACCACATCAACGGCATCATGTTCTACGATCGCATCGACCCAGAACACCCTCTGGCAGTTAAAGACGGGGTGTTAATCATTGACTAA
- a CDS encoding GlsB/YeaQ/YmgE family stress response membrane protein, with protein MLSSIIAGAIIGLIAGAITSSDDRRGCIGNVILGLAGSWIGQFLFGSWGPQLAGMAVVPSILGAILLVALFNSRR; from the coding sequence GTGTTATCAAGTATTATCGCAGGTGCTATTATCGGATTGATTGCAGGAGCTATTACCTCCTCAGATGATCGTAGGGGCTGTATTGGCAATGTCATTCTGGGCTTGGCTGGCTCTTGGATTGGACAGTTCCTCTTTGGGTCTTGGGGCCCCCAGCTAGCAGGTATGGCAGTTGTTCCCTCTATCTTGGGGGCAATCCTTTTAGTAGCCCTGTTTAACAGCAGACGATAA
- a CDS encoding aminopeptidase: MVLPNFKENLAKYAKLLVSTGINVQAGHTVQLTIAVEQAELARLIVKEAYARGAAEVLVNWSDDVVNRERLVNVDVELLEQVHPQRITEMNYLLEKKASRLVVLSDDPGALDGVDPEKLSRNARALSQALNPMRQATQANKVSWTLGAASGLEWAKKVFPNAASDEEAVDLLWDQIFKTCRVYEEDPIKAWEEHEARLVAKAKILNDEQFVKLHYTAPGTDLVLGMPKNHLWEAAGSVNAQGEKFIANMPTEEVFTAPDYRVADGYVTSTKPLSYNGNIIEGIKVTFKDGEIVEVSADKGDEVMKKLVFDNAGARGLGEVALVPDKSPISQSGVTFFNTLFDENASNHIAIGSAYAFSIEGGTEMSQEELKEAGLNRSDVHVDFMIGSNKMNIDGIREDGTRVPIFRDGEWAI, translated from the coding sequence ATGGTTTTACCAAACTTTAAAGAAAACCTAGCAAAATATGCAAAACTCTTGGTATCAACAGGTATCAATGTCCAAGCTGGTCACACTGTTCAGCTGACTATCGCAGTTGAGCAGGCTGAATTGGCTCGTTTAATTGTTAAAGAAGCTTATGCACGCGGAGCTGCAGAAGTTCTTGTCAACTGGTCAGATGATGTTGTCAATCGTGAGCGCTTGGTCAATGTAGACGTAGAGCTTTTGGAGCAAGTGCATCCACAGCGTATTACAGAGATGAACTATCTCTTGGAGAAAAAGGCTAGTCGCTTGGTGGTCTTGTCAGATGATCCAGGTGCCTTGGATGGTGTGGATCCAGAGAAACTCTCTCGCAATGCGCGTGCGCTCAGTCAGGCTTTGAATCCAATGCGGCAAGCAACGCAGGCCAACAAGGTCAGCTGGACACTTGGTGCAGCCTCTGGTTTGGAATGGGCTAAAAAAGTCTTTCCAAATGCGGCTTCTGACGAAGAAGCGGTGGATCTGCTTTGGGATCAAATCTTCAAGACTTGCCGTGTTTACGAAGAAGATCCAATCAAGGCTTGGGAAGAACATGAAGCACGCTTGGTAGCCAAGGCTAAAATTTTGAATGATGAGCAGTTTGTCAAGCTCCACTATACAGCACCGGGAACGGACCTTGTGCTTGGTATGCCAAAAAACCACCTGTGGGAAGCGGCTGGCTCAGTCAATGCCCAAGGCGAAAAATTTATTGCCAACATGCCAACGGAAGAAGTCTTTACAGCACCTGACTATCGTGTGGCAGACGGGTATGTGACATCAACCAAGCCACTTAGCTACAATGGCAATATCATTGAAGGAATCAAAGTGACCTTTAAGGATGGTGAAATTGTCGAAGTATCCGCTGACAAAGGCGATGAAGTTATGAAGAAATTGGTCTTTGACAACGCAGGTGCGCGTGGTCTTGGGGAAGTAGCCCTTGTGCCAGACAAGAGTCCAATCTCTCAATCAGGCGTGACCTTCTTCAACACTCTCTTTGATGAGAATGCTTCCAACCATATCGCCATCGGGTCTGCCTATGCCTTTTCTATCGAAGGTGGTACAGAAATGAGTCAGGAAGAACTCAAAGAAGCAGGCCTCAACCGTTCGGATGTCCATGTGGACTTCATGATTGGTTCAAACAAGATGAACATTGACGGTATTCGTGAAGACGGTACTCGTGTGCCAATCTTCCGTGATGGTGAGTGGGCAATCTAA